The following are encoded together in the Pseudodesulfovibrio indicus genome:
- a CDS encoding VOC family protein translates to MRTRVDHLVIAATDIARGVQWAEKALGVLVPRGGVHTTMGTHNHVMRLGEELFLEVIAINPDGPPPLKPRWFGLDDPSVRARLDRSPAFLAWVVNTDDMDGLLASAPMSWGRATPVTRGDLRWRFALPSDGRLLAGGMLPYAIQWDTPHHPARAMPDLGCRLLSLDIHHPYPEWLGEGLDAIGSVDLVRVHPLPPLELPRMTARIDTPEGVRLLESMPGAGAC, encoded by the coding sequence GTGCAATGGGCCGAGAAGGCGCTGGGCGTGCTGGTGCCGCGCGGCGGGGTGCACACGACCATGGGCACCCACAACCACGTCATGCGGCTGGGCGAGGAACTGTTTCTGGAGGTCATCGCCATCAACCCGGACGGCCCGCCGCCCCTGAAGCCGCGCTGGTTCGGCCTGGATGACCCGTCGGTCCGGGCGCGGCTGGACCGGTCCCCGGCCTTCCTGGCCTGGGTGGTCAACACCGACGACATGGACGGGCTGCTCGCCTCCGCGCCCATGTCCTGGGGGCGCGCCACCCCGGTCACCCGGGGAGACCTGCGCTGGCGGTTCGCCCTGCCCTCGGACGGTCGGCTCCTGGCCGGGGGCATGCTGCCCTACGCCATCCAGTGGGACACTCCGCACCATCCGGCCCGGGCCATGCCGGACCTCGGCTGCCGGTTGCTCTCCCTGGACATCCACCATCCCTATCCCGAATGGCTGGGCGAGGGGCTGGACGCCATCGGCTCGGTGGATTTGGTCCGGGTGCATCCCCTGCCGCCGCTTGAGCTGCCGCGCATGACCGCGCGCATCGACACCCCGGAAGGCGTCCGATTGCTGGAGTCCATGCCGGGCGCGGGGGCGTGCTGA
- a CDS encoding ATP-binding protein, with translation MAVSKFLPGALASILVLLALLAPPGARASGEKKQILLFNSYHQGFAWSEEETRGLMDVLRPRQTGITMHVEYMDTKRVEFNDRYERQLLNVYAHKYSKAGLDLILALDNNAYDFLRRNHAQLFPGVPVVFGGVSFFKAEQIRPLPLFTGVAETVDAWGTVQCALKLHPGTRRIYVVNDYTPTGRAVHETIRTQLDELDPAIEIVFSGHEDVQEVLARAETLPKDSLILLSVFNRDRSGQFFDKAEMASALAVRSGVPVYGLMETDLGHGIVGGLLTKAYSQGQAMAQIALHVLAGRNPENIPIQTDAGIEPMFDYLRLKMFGIRLADLPEDSVVINRPDSFYREHSAIILSVAALATVQTLIILALILNIGRRRHAEKELRTVQRTLEERVRERTSELRDSEETLRNIFDFSYDASIIYDALGRILEVNRRTVEMFGLEDVDPVTVSLADDLSGQGCPLDTMPPITAEALAGRPQHLEWRGRHYLTGNEFDVEVHLTRILYRGEQAVLANIRDISTRKESENAIRQDLIKFEAILENTLMGIAMSVGRRIVTINRRGAEIFGYAPEEILNSGLDLLLGHYQTEDEFVLAAKTSLAERGEFDTEQAFRSKSGSTVWCRMYAKAVDPADLDRGVIWAWDDITDIRLAQEDLLRTREDAEAANRAKSEFLAAMSHEIRTPMNAIVGMTDITLQTDLNEEQRDYLRTVKDSAQHLLSIINDILDLSKIEARKLELDNVDFDLPFHVGTTIKGLEVQARQKGLDMVLEIDPAVQSCVRGDPLSLRQVLVNLVGNAIKFTHRGAISIRVLPAHRNVRQAGESRTVGVSFEVEDTGIGIPRDFLDTIFQSFSQSTRAFGGTGLGLAICKQLINLMDGDIRVDSTVGKGSVFSFTVWFEPGFSCPIPEEDCRKLPEGPSRPVRVLVAEDNDVNVMVTTLKLEDLGYTYAVAKTGLEVLDLLKRERFDLILMDIEMPVLDGISTTKAIRAAVPGGPIPDPSIPIIGVTAHALKEFRDRSLDAGMDDYVAKPVDFHELAVIINRLIGAIPQPAVRPEPEPDQAAEPLPADAVPAYTPEAAMEHLGVDEGIFADFLVTSRNELELLIGELEQAHAAENRALVGELADTVMSVCKAIGANTAALAAAALVAACSGADDPAPALNRVREEMESLRKIMD, from the coding sequence ATGGCTGTTTCGAAGTTCCTCCCCGGGGCGCTGGCGTCCATCCTTGTCCTGCTTGCGCTGCTGGCGCCTCCCGGCGCGCGTGCGTCTGGGGAAAAGAAGCAGATCCTGCTCTTCAACTCCTACCACCAGGGGTTCGCCTGGAGCGAAGAGGAGACCCGGGGGCTGATGGACGTGCTGCGTCCGCGCCAGACCGGCATCACCATGCACGTGGAGTACATGGACACCAAGCGCGTGGAGTTCAACGACCGGTACGAACGCCAGCTCCTGAACGTCTACGCGCACAAATATTCGAAAGCCGGGCTGGACCTGATCCTGGCCCTGGACAACAACGCCTACGATTTCCTGCGTCGCAACCACGCCCAGCTCTTTCCCGGCGTGCCCGTGGTCTTCGGCGGGGTCTCCTTCTTCAAGGCCGAACAGATCCGGCCGCTGCCGCTGTTCACCGGGGTGGCCGAGACCGTGGACGCCTGGGGCACGGTGCAGTGCGCCCTGAAGCTCCATCCCGGGACCCGGCGCATCTACGTGGTCAACGACTACACACCCACCGGGCGGGCCGTGCACGAGACCATCCGCACCCAGCTGGACGAGCTGGACCCGGCCATAGAGATCGTCTTCTCCGGCCACGAGGACGTGCAGGAGGTGCTTGCCCGGGCCGAAACGCTGCCCAAGGACTCCCTGATCCTGCTCAGCGTCTTCAATCGCGACCGCAGCGGGCAGTTCTTCGACAAGGCGGAAATGGCCTCGGCCCTGGCCGTCCGGTCCGGGGTCCCGGTCTACGGCCTGATGGAGACCGACCTGGGCCACGGCATCGTCGGCGGCCTGCTGACCAAGGCGTACTCCCAGGGTCAGGCCATGGCCCAGATCGCCCTGCACGTCCTGGCCGGGCGCAACCCGGAGAACATTCCGATCCAGACCGACGCCGGCATCGAACCCATGTTCGACTACCTCAGGCTCAAAATGTTCGGCATCCGCCTGGCCGACCTGCCCGAGGACAGCGTGGTCATCAACCGGCCCGATTCCTTCTACCGCGAGCATTCCGCCATCATCCTGTCCGTGGCCGCTCTCGCCACCGTGCAGACCCTGATCATCCTCGCCCTGATCCTGAACATCGGCCGCAGGAGGCACGCCGAGAAGGAGCTGCGCACCGTCCAGCGGACCCTGGAGGAGCGGGTCCGGGAGCGCACCAGCGAGCTGCGGGACTCCGAGGAGACCCTGCGCAACATTTTCGATTTTTCCTACGACGCCAGCATCATCTACGACGCCCTCGGGCGCATCCTGGAGGTCAACCGGCGCACGGTGGAGATGTTCGGGCTGGAGGACGTGGACCCCGTCACCGTGTCCCTGGCCGACGACCTCTCGGGCCAGGGGTGCCCCTTGGACACCATGCCCCCGATCACGGCCGAGGCCCTGGCGGGCAGGCCGCAGCACCTGGAGTGGCGGGGCCGCCATTACCTCACCGGCAACGAGTTCGACGTGGAGGTCCACCTGACCCGCATCCTCTACCGGGGCGAACAGGCCGTGCTGGCCAACATCCGCGACATCTCCACGCGCAAGGAGTCCGAGAACGCCATCCGCCAGGATCTCATCAAGTTCGAGGCCATCCTGGAAAACACCCTGATGGGCATCGCCATGTCCGTGGGCCGCAGGATCGTGACCATCAACCGGCGCGGCGCGGAGATATTCGGCTACGCCCCGGAGGAGATCCTGAACAGCGGGCTGGATCTGCTCCTCGGGCACTATCAGACCGAAGACGAGTTCGTGCTGGCCGCCAAGACTTCCCTGGCCGAGCGCGGCGAGTTCGACACCGAGCAGGCGTTTCGGAGCAAGTCCGGCTCCACGGTCTGGTGCCGGATGTACGCCAAGGCCGTGGACCCCGCCGACCTGGACCGGGGCGTCATCTGGGCCTGGGACGACATCACCGACATCCGGCTGGCCCAGGAGGACCTGCTGCGCACCCGCGAGGACGCCGAGGCCGCCAACCGCGCCAAGTCGGAGTTCCTGGCCGCCATGAGCCACGAGATCCGGACCCCCATGAACGCCATCGTGGGCATGACCGACATCACCCTGCAGACCGACCTGAACGAGGAGCAGCGCGACTACCTGCGGACCGTCAAGGATTCGGCCCAGCATCTGCTGTCGATCATCAACGACATCCTGGACCTGTCCAAGATCGAGGCCCGCAAGCTGGAGCTGGACAACGTGGACTTCGACCTGCCCTTCCACGTGGGGACCACCATCAAGGGGCTGGAGGTCCAGGCCCGGCAGAAGGGACTGGACATGGTCCTTGAGATCGATCCCGCGGTGCAGAGCTGCGTGCGGGGCGATCCCCTGTCCCTGCGCCAGGTGCTTGTCAACCTGGTGGGCAACGCCATCAAGTTCACCCACCGGGGGGCCATCTCCATCCGCGTGCTGCCCGCCCATCGCAACGTCCGCCAGGCCGGGGAATCCCGCACCGTGGGCGTGAGCTTCGAGGTGGAGGACACCGGCATCGGCATCCCGCGCGACTTCCTGGACACCATTTTCCAGAGCTTCTCCCAGTCCACCCGCGCCTTTGGCGGCACCGGCCTGGGGCTGGCCATCTGCAAGCAGCTCATCAATCTCATGGACGGCGACATCCGGGTGGACTCCACCGTGGGCAAGGGGAGCGTCTTCTCCTTCACCGTGTGGTTCGAGCCGGGCTTTTCCTGCCCCATCCCGGAAGAGGACTGCCGAAAGCTGCCCGAAGGCCCGTCGCGGCCCGTGCGCGTGCTGGTGGCCGAGGACAACGACGTCAACGTCATGGTCACTACCCTCAAGCTGGAGGACCTGGGCTACACCTACGCCGTGGCCAAGACCGGGCTGGAGGTCCTCGACCTGCTCAAGCGCGAGCGGTTCGATCTCATCCTCATGGACATCGAGATGCCCGTGCTGGACGGCATTTCCACCACCAAGGCGATCCGCGCCGCCGTGCCGGGCGGCCCCATCCCGGACCCGTCAATCCCGATCATCGGGGTCACGGCCCACGCCCTGAAGGAGTTTCGGGACAGGAGCCTGGACGCGGGCATGGACGACTACGTGGCCAAACCCGTGGACTTCCATGAGCTGGCCGTGATCATCAACCGGCTCATCGGGGCCATCCCGCAGCCCGCGGTACGGCCCGAACCCGAGCCGGACCAGGCGGCGGAGCCGTTACCCGCCGACGCCGTCCCCGCCTACACCCCGGAAGCGGCCATGGAGCACCTGGGAGTGGACGAGGGCATCTTTGCCGATTTCCTGGTAACCTCGCGCAACGAGCTGGAACTCCTGA